The Anaerolineae bacterium DNA segment GCGGCCGGCCGCCGAGCTGGGCGATATCCGGGTGGACCAGGTGTTTATCGGCACCTGCACCAATGGCCGGCTGGAGGACCTGCGGATGGCAGCGCGCATCCTGCGGGGCCGGCGGGTGGCGCCGGGCGTGCGCATGCTGGTGGTGCCGGCGTCCAGCCAGGTGCTGATGGACGCCATGGCGGACGGCACCCTGGCGGTCCTGCTGGAGGCCGGCGCGACCATCGGCACGCCGGGCTGTGGGCCGTGCATCGGCCGGCATATGGGAGTGCTGGGCGACGGCGAGGTGGCCATTTCCACCGCCAACCGCAATTTCCGCGGGCGCATGGGATCGCCCAACGCCGAGATTTACCTGGGGTCGCCGGCGACGGCGGCGGCCAGCGCGGTCACCGGACGCATCACCGACCCGCGCGAGTTTCTGTAAGGAGGGGAGCAATGGCACGGGTATGGTTGTTTGGCGAGGATGTGGATACCGATCAGATTGTACCGGGCCGCTATGCCCCGTACATGACCTCCGAGGAGGAACTGCCGAAGCACGCCTTTATTGAGGCCCGGCCGGAGTTCGCGCGGGAGGTGCGCCCAGGGGATATCATCGTCGCCGGCGCGAACTTCGGGTGTGGCTCCTCGCGCGAGTATGCCCCCAAGGCGCTGAAACTGTGCGGCGTCGGCGCCATCATCGCGCCGGGCTTTGCCCGCATCTTCTTCCGCAACGCGCTGAACCTGGGCATCCCGTTGTTCGAGACCGATTTGACCGGCGTACTGCGCGATGGGCAGGAAGTGACGCTGGATATGGAGCGGTACGTGGTGGTGACGGACGCCGGCCAGGAATATCCCCTTAAGCCGCCGCCCGATTTCGTGCGGGAGATATGGGAGGCCGGCAGTACGGTCGCATATTTCCGCCGCTACGGCCGCCTGCCCGGTCAGCGCGCAAGGGAACAAGGAGGGGAATGATGGCATATACCATCTGTGTCATTCCGGGTGATGGTATCGGCCGCGAGGTGGTGCCGGCGGCCATCGAGGTCCTGCGCGCTACGGGGCTGGATTTGCGCTTTCATTTCGCGGAGGCCGGCTGGGCATGTTTTCAGGAGCTGGGCACAGCTCTGCCGGACGAGACCATTCAGGCGGTGCGGGAAGCGGATGCGACCCTGTTCGGCGCGGTTTCTTCGCCCACTGGCCGGCGCGTCGAGGGCTACCGCAGTCCCATCGTGGCACTGCGGCGGGAGTTTCACCTGTACGCCAACCTGCGGCCGGCGCGCTCCTGGCCCCTGGCCGGCGTCCGGCCGGGCATTGACCTGCTCATCGTGCGGGAGAACACCGAGGACCTGTATGTCCAGCAGGAGCATCTGGAAGGGGAGCGGGCGGTGGCGGAGCGCGTCATCACCCGACAGGCCTCGGAACGGGTGGCGCGTGCCGCCTGCCGGCTGGCCATGGGCCGGCGGCGCAAGCTGACCATCGTCCATAAGGCGAACATCCTGCCCTTGACCTGCGGCCTGTTCCGCGACACGGTGCGCCAGGTGGCCGGCGAATTTCCTGGCCTCGAGGTGGAGGAAGTGTTGGTGGATGCCATGGCCATGCGGCTGATCCGGGATCCGGAGTCCTTTGACGTCATCGTCACCACCAATATGTTCGGCGATATTTTGTCCGACGAGGCAGCGGCGCTGTGCGGCGGCATGGGCCTGACACCCTCCGCCAACCTGGGAGATGCGGTGGCGGTGTTCGAGCCGGTGCATGGTTCGGCGCCGGACATCGCCGGCAAGGGCCTCGCCAACCCCATGGCCGCTATTCTGGCCGCCTCGATGATGCTCTCGTACCTGGGAGAGGCGGAGGCGGCCGGCTGGTTGGTGCAGGGGGTGGAGACAGCCCTGCGCCGGCGGGTGATGACGCCGGACCTGGGCGGGCAGGCGAGCACGGCGCAGGTGACAGCGGTCATTCGGGAGACGGTCGAGGCATTGGCGGCCGGCCTAGAGAGG contains these protein-coding regions:
- a CDS encoding 3-isopropylmalate dehydratase small subunit, with the protein product MARVWLFGEDVDTDQIVPGRYAPYMTSEEELPKHAFIEARPEFAREVRPGDIIVAGANFGCGSSREYAPKALKLCGVGAIIAPGFARIFFRNALNLGIPLFETDLTGVLRDGQEVTLDMERYVVVTDAGQEYPLKPPPDFVREIWEAGSTVAYFRRYGRLPGQRAREQGGE
- a CDS encoding isocitrate/isopropylmalate dehydrogenase family protein → MAYTICVIPGDGIGREVVPAAIEVLRATGLDLRFHFAEAGWACFQELGTALPDETIQAVREADATLFGAVSSPTGRRVEGYRSPIVALRREFHLYANLRPARSWPLAGVRPGIDLLIVRENTEDLYVQQEHLEGERAVAERVITRQASERVARAACRLAMGRRRKLTIVHKANILPLTCGLFRDTVRQVAGEFPGLEVEEVLVDAMAMRLIRDPESFDVIVTTNMFGDILSDEAAALCGGMGLTPSANLGDAVAVFEPVHGSAPDIAGKGLANPMAAILAASMMLSYLGEAEAAGWLVQGVETALRRRVMTPDLGGQASTAQVTAVIRETVEALAAGLERDALERPAGGGAGHAGETWWAAPHHELECSVGDGLVLEPLPAQGVPRPAAPGRRYLSNSSEDTFRRQAWL